The bacterium DNA window CGCCCCATCGATGGTGCGGAAATTATGATAGCCTCAGCGGAGGGAACAAGTATCTTTTATGATTGCATTTTCCATACTAATAGCCGAGGAAAGGCAGTGAATTACGTCGGGGATGCCAAACACCTTTACTGGCGTGCGGATGCGGTTATCGGCTCGAATCCAGGGCCGGGCTATGTCGATAATCTAGTCACCAACACGGTCGATGGAATCACTTTTACGCGGACAATGAACATCTCTGCATCTATGCCAATTCATAATTGGACTGCCGCGACGCCCACAAGCTCACCGGTTGCGTATCTCGGCGCGCGCATTGCGCCGGTGGAGGAATATATCCGCCGCACTGGGCCTTTCGACGATATCGAAACCCATTATTACCTCCGTAACGACGATGCTTACGGCTTCGCGCTGTTCGCCCTCGACGACACCGAGTTCGCGAATTTCACCAGCGGAGGTGCGTTCTCCGCGCTTGCCATGGTCGAGCGCACGGATTACGGCGGCATCGAGGTGCCGGTAGAGGCCGGGGGATATTGGTTGGTTGTTTCCAACAAGGAGAATGTTGCGAATATATTAGTCGGCGACTTGATTGTTGCGCTCCACGACTCCTCGACCTCGATCGATGAGACCGATCTTCCTACTGATTTCACCCTTTCGGCCTATCCCAATCCCTTCAATTCCTCGGTTAGAATCTTTGTAAACGCACCCGCGATCTGGAATTCTCTCGAAAGCGGGAATCCAGAGAGGGCGGTGGTTGAAATATTCGACATCGCAGGGCGACGCATCGCTGTTCTTTCGAGCGAAGCGAGAAGTCTATCACAAAATAAAGGGGATTTCTCTCCAACGAGCCTAAATGAAATCGAAAATGTATTCACGTGGCAGCCTTCCGAAACAGTTGGATCAGGCATTTATTTTGTTCGTGCGAAAATCCATAATAACACTATATTGAAAAAAAATATTGTATATTTGAAGTAAATAAGGAGTGAGAAATGCTCAAGAGAGTTATTTTATCGGTTTTAGTTTTAGTTTTAGCCTTTGGTTTATTTGCCCAAACAAAAAGCATTGGTATTTGGGTGGAGTTTGTCGATTATGACGGCGAATATGAAAATATTTTAAGCGCTCTCGACTCGGCTCCATTCGATTATGAGCTTCATGAATATTGGCACTATGATTCGATAACCACCGATAGTCTTAATCAAATAGATGTTTTTATTACACCAGAGCTTGAATCAAGTGGCGGTTCTTCGATGGATACTACCGCAGGTGCTTTTCTGGGACCGATTCTTCAGACATGGGTTTCCGGTGGCGGGCTTATGATAAATTTCTATCAACATGGAGCCGATTTCTTAACTTGCGCTGGCTTCGATACTGTTGCGCTTCCAAATTCAAGCACTTACCATGATAGCATCGATGTGATTCTTCCGGGACATCCAATCGCCGAGGGTGTGGACGCAAGGTTTTACGGAATGAGCGCTTCCTACGCCTATGGAACATACAGTGGCTATACACCTGTCGCAACAGTAACCGAAGGCGGAATTGTCTACATGCACACGGGTTTCCAGGAATTCGGTGCAGGTTGCGTGTGTTACATGGGTTGGGATTATTTCGAGGCGACTACTCCGAATCAAGATTTGCTTTTTCAGAATGCGATTTCCTATTGGGGGATGCGTAGTGAAGGCCCGATACTCAGGGAATTCTCACCTATCGAAGGCAACGTTGTTACCGGCTATCCGACAATACGCATGGAGTTTCAGGACGAGGACGGCGTAGATTTTACAAGCCTACAATTCTACTTAAATGGCTCGATTTACACCGGTTACGATTCCATGGTTAGCGCGATAGGCGATACGGTTTTCGTCGATATACCGGACACCATGCCCGATGGTGAGGTGACATTCCAAATAAGGAGTATCGAGGATGTTTTAGGCCACGAAGGCCCAGACACCGCGCGGGTTTTTAGCTTCTATCTCGACAATACGCCACCACAATTAAGTTACCGCGAACCTGAGGGCATTATGACTTATATGCCCGATGGTGCAATGATTAAATACAGTGACGAAATTGCCGGCACCAGTGTGGATAACTGGTATATGTTCTTTCCTGGCCTCGATACCATACGGACCAGCACTTCCGGGGTTATAGTTGAGGACGACACGCTGGTTCTTTTTGCATTCGCTTTAATACACCTTTACCCCACACCCGATGACACCAACTGGCTAGAATTCGGAGTGTGGGATACCCCCGATGAGGGCGAGCCGAACATCGAGCGCTATAGATGGTGGTTCATGCCTACAGTGGGAATAAAGGAACACCTTCCCGAGTCTATGGAGTTTGTGGCTTATCCGAATCCATTTAACTCAGCTGTGCGAATTTCCGTAGGGGAGGGTCTTGCGC harbors:
- a CDS encoding T9SS type A sorting domain-containing protein; translated protein: MLKRVILSVLVLVLAFGLFAQTKSIGIWVEFVDYDGEYENILSALDSAPFDYELHEYWHYDSITTDSLNQIDVFITPELESSGGSSMDTTAGAFLGPILQTWVSGGGLMINFYQHGADFLTCAGFDTVALPNSSTYHDSIDVILPGHPIAEGVDARFYGMSASYAYGTYSGYTPVATVTEGGIVYMHTGFQEFGAGCVCYMGWDYFEATTPNQDLLFQNAISYWGMRSEGPILREFSPIEGNVVTGYPTIRMEFQDEDGVDFTSLQFYLNGSIYTGYDSMVSAIGDTVFVDIPDTMPDGEVTFQIRSIEDVLGHEGPDTARVFSFYLDNTPPQLSYREPEGIMTYMPDGAMIKYSDEIAGTSVDNWYMFFPGLDTIRTSTSGVIVEDDTLVLFAFALIHLYPTPDDTNWLEFGVWDTPDEGEPNIERYRWWFMPTVGIKEHLPESMEFVAYPNPFNSAVRISVGEGLAPSRVEIFDIAGRRIDVLSSATKNPLQYEGDLSPSGRDNNRKEFTWQPSENIGSGVYLVRVRHGDQALLKRIAYLK